Proteins encoded together in one Impatiens glandulifera chromosome 1, dImpGla2.1, whole genome shotgun sequence window:
- the LOC124941905 gene encoding protein NETWORKED 1C-like codes for MDSNVKTMIKLIEEDADSFARRAEMYYKKRPELMKLVKEIYRAYHALAERYHNATSVLKQAHKTMSEAFPNQLPILLGDELLESDAQTPEWAHHMKEESDSVSVTIGFDSIEARKGLNFDEKETGQVHYQKSQEQSSSKFELESRELNERADRAEGQVQALKEVIDKLNEEKEASLLHYEQYLEKLSEKNTFLENSLSDAHDKMEGLKMKLTNMEDLYHLLETEKSELINEKGILKSEVEITQKRLDHLLKFHTELKEEKSHALEIEKLNTLIKLKEIQASLDAEKQEGSIFTKRSEIQVATMQSQISLLEDESQLRRRELDEELKKSMDSEIEIFILQKCAQDLKEKNQVLLIESKASEKLISDLELQNHEKQAEVESFSEHLKVFRKGLYQLLKVVEIDVGNEDGEKIGQDQTCLYQVLSKLEDLKSDLHMTFDDNGRLSVELSVLVTLLRQLSLELKNLEKWKHDVDIVLNDRNEQLSVMQIESYELLQKIKELHYDVNVREQKEKELMTQVENLQLENSKTLEEKKLLWVQFMDLKEWSQNLEEQNLSIFTETLSANNLSLVLKNFLNEKVMELQKVGDDLDKLYAIKNSLHDRLRATEETLAVSEVDRLHLQEILKETYDELRTAKAVNEQLSCEIMEGKEFLSLKEKELSEAECKLVAIESEKSELQITVDATCKSLENDLVCKNRENEYLKVTVSCLEGENEKLKARFAAHIPVLISLKDAMSSLENCTNFNPMEKEMRKATDPIENLNEVSEMTLDAVSELQDLQIRLKSVEHFIVQMETVANDKLATAMKQIEELSSKTTLDKVINQKTVSEISELQNRLLAKDNKPYGISYKDNDLPESRNGDEIKAFKKENQDTSSKFFLENDLDVDIQDISRRFSGYRGEMSKKKVLERLNSDAQKLVNLQIMVQDLKKKMEITEKRGKITNIVEWDILKEQLEESVGSIKQLFEQNDKLMMNMKEESIDFEENGEHTKRTKVADHARRLSEKIGRVQMEVEKIQFVLLKQDDQKESIRGKARIAQFKRRILLSDYLYGNGNSNRMKKKANFVSCGFQPQTMSD; via the exons ATGGACTCAAACGTGAAGACAATGATCAAACTTATTGAGGAGGATGCTGATTCTTTTGCGAGGAGAGCAGAGATGTACTACAAGAAGCGTCCAGAACTCATGAAGCTAGTGAAAGAGATCTATCGAGCATATCATGCATTAGCTGAAAGATATCACAATGCTACTAGTGTTCTTAAACAAGCCCACAAGACAATGTCAGAAGCATTTCCTAACCAATTGCCCATACTGTTGGGTGATGAATTACTAGAATCCGATGCTCAAACTCCAGAATGGGCACACCACATGAAGGAAGAATCTGATTCTGTAAGTGTAACCATTGGATTTGATTCTATAGAGGCAAGAAAAGGCCTTAATTTTGATGAAAAGGAGACTGGCCAAGTCCATTACCAAAAGAGTCAAGAACAATCATCGTCTAAGTTCGAATTGGAGTCAAGAGAGCTTAATGAGAGAGCAGATAGGGCAGAAGGTCAAGTTCAGGCTTTGAAAGAAGTGATTGATAAACTAAATGAAGAAAAGGAAGCTAGCCTTCTCCATTATGAGCAATATCTTGAGAAGCTTTCGGAGAAAAACACGTTCTTGGAGAACTCTCTTTCTGATGCTCATGATAAGATGGAAGGGCTGAAGATGAAATTAACAAATATGGAAGATTTGTATCACTTGCTTGAAACTGAGAAATCTGAACTTATCAACGAGAAAGGCATTCTCAAATCTGAAGTTGAAATCACTCAGAAAAGGCTAGATCATCTTCTGAAATTTCATACAGAGCTAAAGGAGGAGAAATCACATGCTTTGGAGATAGAGAAACTAAACACTCTCATTAAACTTAAAGAAATTCAGGCTTCTTTGGATGCAGAAAAGCAAGAGGGTTCTATTTTCACAAAGAGAAGTGAAATACAGGTGGCCACAATGCAATCTCAGATTTCTCTACTGGAAGATGAAAGTCAACTAAGAAGAAGAGAATTGGATGAAGAACTAAAAAAGTCCATGGATTCTGAAATTGAGATCTTCATATTGCAGAAGTGTGCTCAGGATCTCAAAGAAAAGAACCAGGTTCTATTGATCGAGTCCAAGGCATCTGAAAAACTTATATCCGACTTAGAGCTTCAGAATCATGAGAAACAAGCAGAAGTCGAATCCTTTTCcgagcatttgaaagtcttCAGGAAGGGTCTATATCAGTTGTTGAAGGTAGTTGAAATTGATGTAGGCAATGAGGATGGAGAAAAGATTGGACAAGACCAAACATGTCTTTACCAAGTACTAAGCAAGCTTGAAGATTTAAAATCAGATCTTCATATGACATTTGATGATAATGGGAGGTTATCAGTGGAGCTATCTGTTCTCGTCACTCTTCTCAGACAATTGAGCTTAGAATTGAAAAATCTTGAGAAATGGAAACATGATGTTGATATAGTACTGAATGACCGGAATGAGCAGCTGTCAGTCATGCAGATTGAGTCTTATGAACTTCTTCAGAAAATTAAAGAATTGCATTATGATGTAAATGTAAGAGAGCAAAAGGAGAAAGAATTAATGACTCAGGTAGAGAATCTGCAACTGGAGAACTCTAAGACTCTcgaagaaaaaaaactattgtGGGTTCAGTTCATGGACTTGAAAGAGTGGAGCCAGAATCTAGAAGAGCAGAATTTATCTATCTTTACTGAAACTTTATCTGCAAATAATCTTTCTCTGGTTCTTAAGAACTTCCTTAATGAGAAAGTAATGGAACTCCAAAAGGTTGGGGATGATTTAGACAAACTTTATGCTATTAAAAACTCCCTTCATGATAGACTAAGAGCGACAGAGGAAACATTAGCAGTTTCAGAAGTTGACCGTTTGCATCTCCAAGAGATACTGAAGGAGACGTATGATGAGTTGAGAACAGCTAAAGCGGTTAATGAACAATTGAGTTGTGAAATCATGGAAGGGAAGGAATTCTTGAGCCTGAAAGAAAAGGAGCTCTCTGAAGCAGAATGTAAACTAGTAGCCATTGAGTCGGAAAAATCAGAGCTGCAGATTACAGTTGACGCAACTTGTAAAAGCCTTGAAAATGATTTGGTTTGTAAAAACAGGGAAAATGAATATCTCAAGGTAACTGTCAGCTGTTTGGAGGGTGAGAATGAAAAACTCAAAGCTCGGTTTGCTGCTCATATTCCGGTTCTCATTTCCTTGAAGGATGCTATGTCTTCCTTGGAAAATTGTACCAATTTCAACCCAATGGAAAAG GAAATGAGAAAGGCAACTGACCCCATTGAAAACTTAAACGAAGTAAGCGAAATGACGCTAGATGCAGTTTCAGAGCTGCAGGATCTTCAAATAAGACTAAAATCTGTAGAGCATTTCATCGTCCAAATGGAAACTGTGGCAAATGACAAACTAGCAACTGCAATGAAGCAGATTGAAGAATTATCTTCCAAGACCACTTTAGACAAGGTAATAAATCAGAAGACAGTTTCAGAAATTTCTGAATTGCAAAACAGGCTTCTGGCTAAAGATAATAAGCCATATGGTATAAGCTATAAAGATAATGACTTGCCTGAATCAAGAAATGGTGATGAGATAAAGGCATTTAAAAAGGAAAACCAGGATACCAGTTCAAAGTTTTTTTTGGAGAATGATTTGGATGTGGATATACAAGACATATCCCGAAGATTTTCTGGTTATCGTGGGGAGATGAGCAAGAAGAAGGTTCTTGAAAGGTTAAATTCTGATGCACAGAAACTTGTGAACCTTCAGATTATGGTTCAAGACTTGAAGAAAAAAATGGAGATCACTGAAAAGAGAGGAAAGATAACAAATATTGTAGAATGGGATATATTGAAAGAGCAACTTGAAGAATCAGTTGGAAGCATCAAGCAATTATTCGAGCAAAACGATAAACTAATGATGAATATGAAAGAAGAATCAATAGATTTTGAAGAGAATGGGGAGCACACAAAGAGGACTAAAGTGGCTGATCATGCAAGAAGATTGTCAGAGAAAATTGGGCGGGTTCAGATGGAAGTAGAGAAGATACAGTTTGTATTGCTCAAACAGGATGATCAAAAGGAAAGTATAAGGGGGAAAGCCAGAATAGCACAATTTAAAAGAAGAATTCTTCTGAgtgattatctctatggaaatgGTAACTCAAACAGAATGAAAAAGAAAGCGAATTTTGTTTCATGTGGATTCCAGCCGCAGACAATGAGTGACTGa